A genomic segment from Rhinatrema bivittatum chromosome 19, aRhiBiv1.1, whole genome shotgun sequence encodes:
- the PTGER1 gene encoding prostaglandin E2 receptor EP1 subtype: MLSSRQANMSSGSSADALYDACCGARSGNASALPEGGLAFSTQAVAVPAPSAAVPSFSMTLGAVSNVVALVILVKSYARFRRRSKATFLLFASSLVVTDFAGHVIPGAFVLRLYAVRMQWKAIDPTGAACQFFGACMVFFGLCPLFLGCVMAAERCVGVTRPLLHSAVVTSARTKLTLLGLWAFALLIALLPFLNFGRYDMQYPGSWCFINVHETGGWGEVAFALLFSLLGLASLLVALVCNTVSGLTLVCARLRKKRKKYSRRAKSHDIEMVAQLVGIMVVSCICWSPILIFVMMSVIGGHGSQEHDLAHYKWLMFLGVRLASWNQILDPWVYILLRRAVLRKLYQIVVRRPQLKGGRLDRWDISSYQSSERTGLSRI; encoded by the exons ATGCTCTCCTCCCGCCAGGCCAACATGTCCTCGGGGAGCTCGGCGGACGCCCTCTACGACGCCTGCTGCGGCGCGCGGTCCGGCAACGCCTCCGCCCTGCCCGAGGGCGGGCTGGCCTTCTCCACGCAGGCCGTGGCGGTGCCCGCCCCCTCCGCCGCCGTGCCCAGCTTCTCCATGACCCTGGGCGCCGTCTCCAACGTGGTGGCCCTGGTGATCCTGGTGAAGTCCTACGCCCGCTTCCGCCGGCGCTCCAAGGCCACCTTCCTGCTCTTCGCCAGCAGCCTGGTCGTCACGGACTTCGCCGGCCACGTCATCCCCGGCGCCTTCGTCCTGCGGCTCTACGCCGTGCGCATGCAGTGGAAGGCCATCGACCCGACGGGGGCCGCCTGCCAGTTCTTCGGCGCCTGCATGGTCTTCTTCGGGCTCTGCCCGCTCTTCCTGGGCTGCGTGATGGCCGCGGAGCGCTGCGTGGGGGTCACGCGACCGCTGCTGCACTCGGCCGTGGTGACCTCCGCCCGGACTAAGCTGACCCTGCTGGGCCTGTGGGCCTTTGCCCTGCTCATCGCCCTCCTGCCCTTCCTGAACTTCGGCCGCTACGACATGCAGTACCCGGGCAGCTGGTGCTTCATCAACGTGCACGAGACGGGCGGCTGGGGCGAGGTGGCCTTCGCGCTCCTCTTCTCGCTGCTGGGCCTGGCCTCGCTGCTCGTGGCCCTGGTCTGCAACACGGTGAGCGGGCTCACGCTGGTGTGCGCCAGGCTGcgcaagaagaggaagaagtacAGCCGGCGGGCCAAGTCCCACGACATCGAGATGGTGGCCCAGCTGGTGGGCATCATGGTGGTCTCTTGCATCTGCTGGAGCCCCATCCTC ATATTCGTGATGATGTCTGTGATCGGCGGGCACGGCAGCCAGGAGCACGACCTGGCCCACTACAAGTGGCTGATGTTCCTGGGGGTCCGGCTGGCCTCGTGGAACCAGATCCTGGACCCCTGGGTCTACATCCTCCTGCGCCGGGCCGTGCTGAGGAAGCTCTACCAGATCGTGGTGAGGCGGCCGCAGCTGAAGGGCGGCCGGCTGGATCGCTGGGACATCAGCTCCTACCAGAGCTCGGAGCGGACCGGGCTGAGCCGgatctga